CAAGAACATATTGAATCCTTGAGGCTCTTTCCCAATGCCAAGAACATGTTGAATCCTTGAGGCTCTTTCCAAATGCCAAGAACATATTGAATCCTTGAGGCTCTTTCCCAATGCCAAGAACATGTTGAATCCATGATTTGATTCCATCTGAGCTCAGTCCAGGCCACCCTCTTTCTGGGCACACTAACTGGGCCTCAGGAACGAGGGGAAATGCTGTTCTCAGCAGCCTAACAATGTCAAAGTGTTGACTTTGTAGTCTTGCCACAAATCTAGGCCTGAAAGCAATATCACTTTCAATAAAAAACGAGTTATTTTTTGCACGTTGACTAACCTGTAAGCTCCACCAAAACACCAACCCAAAACTTGGTGGCAGAAATCAACATTCCAAGTCATTCCCTGTGTACAATGGGGAAAGGGGGAAATAAGTAGGGGTTCCCTGAGCCCCATCAAAAATGCCACCTATTTTTCCTTTTACTAATCACATCAACCACGGCCTCCCCAGGCAACCACTCATGGTCTGGTCTATGCCTGGTATGGTTTAGTCTATCCCActtccctaaaggtccccatacacgggccgattgttgctgctgatatcggtcccttgtgtaggggcagaaatgaggggcctgccgggtcagggaccgcatcaacgtggACCTTTAACTTGGGTGGCCATTACAATTCTGCAACAGAATTATAAACAGCAGGGCTACGTAGATGTTGTTTCATGGCTTCTAATATACAGTCTGTACTGGTATGTGTTGCACAGGCAAGGAGAATGTTATGGTTGTGCTGGATGATATAGAGCAACCCAACAAGGAGGAAACTCAGAGGATCCAAAGAACCCAGCCCAGCATCAATAATTGCTCGTCTCTTCTCCTTCTAACGGCAAATAAGGATAAAGAAACAGACTTTCTATCCCAGATTAATGCAATTTCTGAGCTTCTGAATAGAGGTACCACTGGGGTTGATTTATTTAAATAGAATGATAAGACGGGGGATGTTTGTAGCAATGTCACGTGGTTTTCCTTGACTTTATAGGGAAGTTGTGTGCAATAAATCAATCCATTTATACcattacatttaaagaaaaaggaaaggtaaaaactaagtaagctttatcagaaaggtcagaagaaaataaatactgtgtttcttttgatagaggacataggtcctctatcaaaagaaacacaatatttattttcttcttttgtgtacacatgttcttctgtatcagacttccttctcagaaaaatccttcagggcacagcctGAGTCTGCTTAGTTGgctcctttctccccctcccttctcctcctcccatctcatctctctccacctcccaactgtgctgtgtaatctgtgcTACCAAGAGCCAGAGCTGCAACATGGAacctactgagaccaagctaaaatggcagctgctatcttaaacatacagagggagcttctagggctgtttatttgggtatggtaaagctttctgcagaataaatatagcgttctagcttgcactattgtgcctttccttctcctttaaaggcaaaacATTTTGGTGAACAATGGTACTGGGTCTTTGAAAGCTACCAGTGTGCAGTGGGACACAGAGACATTACTTCTAGATATAACTGAATTAATTGAAACATTCCATAGCAGGCAAGTTGCAGTGAGCCAAGGCCAACTCATCCAGACTGCCTGGATGTTCAAGCACCTGAGAAAGTTAAGGGCTCTAGGTCCTAATAAATATCATTCACACTGCCAAATATAATTGATGCTTCTACCTCCAGTTTACTTGTGCATTGCTGTTTTTCTTCCTGAAGGGAAATATCTGCACTCAATGGGAAATCAGCCATCTAAAATATTTGCCCATTCATTGGGCAGAACTGATCGCCACTCCAAACAAACTCAGTCAGTAAGTATATTAAAGATATTCTGTGACGTGGCAATAGGAGCTATACTATGGGAATGGGTATGAAGGACAAATGATACTCAAGGTTCCCTGAGCCGTGTCAAAAAAAGATAAAGGTATTAATGAAGATACTATATAAAGGAAATGTCGGTAATGAAATTCAAGATTTATTACTGGGCCCAGTTTTTTCTGTCCCCATCCCATAAACACAGAGTGGTCGGATACAAGTGGTGCTGTAGTCATAGGGGTCTCTAAGAACACCCCCTAGCTTTCATTTGGAAGCCCAGGCTAGAGAACGCTTGGTGGAGAGAGCAACCTTCATCAGAAATTGCACAGGCCCAAGTTCTCCCTGGATCAGTCCTAAGTGGTATGTATACTTTTGCTCCCTTAAGGCTCCACTACTTGCCCCCATGGGAATTAAGAAAAAAGGGCCATAAATCTCACATTTTAGGGCATATGCTGTTAAAAAATCTGTAAGAAAATGTGTCCCACTATGCTATTTTAGGCGTATGGCTTTCTATAGAAAGAGCAGATCCTCTGACTTCTGAGGGAGCTCTGGGACGAATAGAGTTCCCAGTAGGACACTTACAGATAAGCTGTTTCAGTAGAGGTTGATGATAATGATGAGGGAGCTCTGGGAGGAATAGGGTTCCCAGTAGGACACTTACAGATAAGCTGTTTCAGTAGAGGTTGATGATAATGATGTGGGAGCTCTAGGAGGAATAGGGTTCCCAGTAGGACACTTACAGATAAGCTGTTTCAGTAGAGGTTGATGATAATGATGAGGGAGCTCTGGGAGGAATAGGGTTCCCAGTAGGACACTTACAGATAAGCTGTTTCAGTAGAGGTTGATGATAATGATGAGGGAACTCTGAGAGGAATAGGGTTCCCAGTAGGACACTTACAGATAAGCTGTTTCAGTAGGGGTTGATGATAATGATGAGGGAGCTCTGGGAGGAATAGGGTTCCCAGTAGGACACTTACAGATAAGCTGTTTCAGTAGAGGTTGGCGATAATCATGAGGGAGCTCTAGGAGGAATAGGGTTCCCAGTAGGACACTTACAGATAAGCTGTTTCAGTAGAGGTTGATGATAATGATGAGGGAGCTCTAGGAGGAATAGGGTTCCCAGTAGGACACTTACAGATAAACTGTTTCAGTAGAGGTTGATGATAATGATGAGGGAGCTCTAGGAGGAATAGGGTTCCCAGTAGGACACTTACAGATAAGCTGTTTCAGTAGAGGTTGATGATAATGATGTGGGAGCTCTAGGAGGAATAGGGTTCCCAGTAGGACACTTACAGATAAGCTGTTTTGGTacaggatgatgatgatgattgatggatgatgatggatgatgatggatgatgatgatgatgatgatgatgatgatgatgatgatgatgatgatgatgatgatgatgatgataaaacaTTGCTTATTAAGCTAGGTATAGGGGACTCACATTGCTTTCCTGTAGGTACTAACTTGGGGTTTCATTATTCTCACCACATAAACAAATATTTCCCAGTatactggatcaactagcagttaggcaggttatatataggcattatggttgaacttgatgggcgtatgtcttttttcaacttatcttactatgttactatgtttaagCCCATGAGCCAATGGAAAGTTGTGCCAGAGGACAATACTACCACAACTGCCCAGGGAAGCAAAGGAAGCATGGGGGCCATGTAGCATCTTTTTAATTAATTGTCTTTTATTTAAAATTCCCAGTTCTCCTAAGATAAAACTTCTATTCCAGTCATTATTTGGATTAATattctttgtaaatgttttttttccagtttgatgaTGGTGCAACTCCACAATCTGCCAGAAAGAGTCCAAACCTGAACATTCCGTGTTCGCAAAAGTATTCAGTCGGTGTCTTCTCCAGGTGTGCCCAGAGCAATTATGACTGGCTTGTGGGGCTGCTGACAAGTGGAGACTTTGGGAACCTAGTGAGGGAGGTCCATGCTGTGGAAATATCCAATGATTATTCGGAATTTTTTTCTGCTATAAATAACTACACATTTGCCATTCTCTATCATTCACTCAACTACGGGCGCCTCAGTATTACTAATGTGACCGACTCCTTGTATGACGAACACCTGGAGACCTTATCAAAGTGCCTTGGTGAGTGCCAATTTATGTACTAATTATTTCAGAAATAGCTTAAAACTAATGGACTTCTAATTGTACTTGTATGTCAGGGTATTTTTGGgcagtgtaaaggtccccatacacaggccgactatagctgccgatatcagtcccttgaacggattcggcagcttatcggcccgtgtatgggcagaacagagcggcctggccgactgatatctggcctgaaattggccagatctcgatcggccaggttagaaaatccggtcagatcggggaccgcatcggctcgttgatgcggtccccgaaccgactgccccataaccaccagattattttttttttaagttttttaagtttttttttaagtttcttgctacctgatatcgcccatccgtaggtggggatatcgggtgaagatccgctcgcttggcgacatcgccaagcgagcggatcttatagtgtatgggcactgTCATGCCAGGCACCATATGGCCCGGACCTGGCAAAGGGTTAACCCCTATCACTATCTAGTCtcctgcagagacccttaattaaatatgcatttaGGGGCTGCGGAAAGGGGGCAACTCCAACAGAGGGAGCAGACTATCCGTATCCAGCCATTTGGtgggcgggaaacctggggctattgctttctttgatctaTGATCAAAGAGGCCAACTGGGGACCCAGAGCAgcaggggggtgcagctatcagaaaatatggattatagaaatggatccatatctccgctgctttagggtccacatcctcataactcacataggatttatgaggaggccccaggcttcccaatgataccaaacagtgGCAGCATATACCCCTCTCTGAGTAgggatgggttctgggggactgggacatgagacaccccccatgtttggtatcattttgatcgcccccatatgggctaagacaagcccctattgtcataataatattgggtactggcaagtacccaatattatatgaccagaaactggcaggagaagtacagctctacaggggaggtcctgtgacacacccctgggcactccctcctcatgaatacagtaatgagggagggtcccaggagtaggataaaaaagggcacagacccaggtgccaGGCAACTCATATTTTGGGGCTCCATGTtcttttggattgtgagttcaccattttcaacctcttgcctcagagggcacaggATATTCGGTAACGTACTTAGGATTTCTCTGGGTTTCTAtcccctttttatttttactgtttgtacatgtctcttttgtaatattcttttaatgcactgtttacccttgtaatattaaatataaaatttaataagttatgtccttcggctctatatcaattcccacgtaacttgtatgactgctcaggcctagaggtGTACTAATTGTTTGGTTGTGTGCATGCTATTAGTTAGTGGGCTGTCAGTAGGgcagtgtgtatgtaaattaaacgtggttgctggtgtgtgtgtggaagtagtagaactatccctcactgcagtaggaaagtttgtgCATGAAATAGGTGGGTAAttgggtttctatcgcctgttaatgatagatggtggcagcgaatagttgtatttggggcggtggtgtgttttgGGGGGCTTGATATtggtctaacctgtgtgaaaggtgactgaatgtaaccccttgttccccgtcccggtgtcaggcccGTCTGCGAGTGGCGTCTCCCTGACAGGCACCTTAAGGGAATTTGATGGGTGGGGAGTCCTTCTGGTGAGGACTGGTTATTGTGACCAACCAGAAACAAGTCAAGAATGAAAATATAGAGGCTGAAGGTCAGAAACTTAAGAGGGCGtagagactagtgatgggcaaatctgtccaaAAAGTTCACGAAacacaaaaaaatagcaaaatgcaatgaagtcaactttttttttaacctcgcaacaatcttttttttgcagccattgtaGTCTATAGGGCTGATttgctaatccacgaatccgaatcccgaatgggaaaaaatcagattggaaacgaacattttgcgactttttcgtatttttgacgattttttcgtcactgtcgcgactttttcatagccattatgcgttttgtgaattgtcgcaactttttcatagtcattatGCGTAATTTTACTTTCTAActgcaatacaatattattgaaCGTTGcgtcttttctttcttctttcttctgaaATTGTTTTTCTGTGAAGATATCTAGTTTATATAGATCCAGGCAGCACACAATGCATTAATAGATATGTTATATGGCATGAAATATGACATTACATGTTTCCTGAGATAACTCAGTCACCTTTagagttctctctctctcttccgtTGACATCTATGACTTGGTTTTCCTTACTGGGTTTGTAGGCAAGGAGAAAGTCATTGTGGTCCTTGATGACTTGGAAGATAGCAGTTCTGAGGAGAAGAGGAAGATACTCCATGAACAGCCAAGCATTGAGCGATATTCCCAGGAACTCCTCCTCATTAGTGAAACCGAAAAGAAGGCAGGAATTAATAACTCTCACACTATGCAGGGCAAACTGGAGAAACTCAAGCAAACCTTGGAGACCAGACGTAAGTACAAGGAATACGGCTTACAGAATTTCCCACcactttccccccccagtttttATGCCCTCTATGTTTCAAGGGAAACAGAACAGATAGTTTATGTGAATTGAGAAAAAGCAATACAATATGGCACCACAGGAGACATGGCAAAAAGACATTATTTTACTGGGCATGAAATCCTAATCCAGCAATTAccagtagaaatatatatatttattgacatAGTAATTAAGGGGGGGATGTATCTGATCTATCCAGTACCATTGGTTAGTGAAAGCATCAGACTGAGATAACTACTTCAGTTTCAACATTTCTTTGAGTTTAGGAGTTTGAGTTTAGAAGAAATGAACCCTTAATCAGTTGAAGGTTGGACATGATTGGTTTAGGGGCTGTAAATTCTTATTGAGCACGTAGAAGTATATAATTACTTTGGATTTATTTCCATTCTCTATTCTACAGTCATAAATGCCCAATGATAACCAGAATATCAATTCATTCTAGAGACTAGATTTTATTTCCCAAGATATTGGCCAATGGCATTTTGTTCATCTACTGCTTGAAAGGTTTGGTACACTTGGAAATGTTCATTGGCGTGTTTTCAAGCACAGTAAAGCGCCATGAAAGCGCACTCGAACTTTCAGACTATTGGTATTTAAAGTCAACGGGGAGCTTTTTTGAACTATAAAATGCccggcattagtgatgagcgaatctgttccgttccgaaaatgttgtgcgacaaaaaaaaattgtcgcccgcggctattattttgtcgcgcggctattattttgtcacccgcggctattgttttgtcgcacgcggctattattttgtcgcacgcggctattatttcgtcgcccgcggctattattttgttgcgcggctattgttttgttgcccgcaactattcttttttgacgccggcgacaatttttgtacGTGTGGCGAATGtttccgcaaatttttttttgacgcaaatccatgcctggcgaaaattttcgcccatcactacccggCATGACAAAACACTGAaaatcttaggggctgattcatcaaagtacaagtttaaatcccgaaatgggtaaaattctgaTTAGATATGATAACTTCttatgatcggaaatgtcatggaaatgcttacaaaaaatcgtaatagtcacataATATCATATTTGCGattcgaaagtcacgaaatttttgtatccgaaagATCGTAAAcgctgggaaaacctttctgcagctccaacctggcccaaggaaagtcaccataccgaagcttgaatgaatccaaaactttcgtacttgttgcgacaaaagCGATTTTGTCGCGTAAAATTTGTCGAAAgtgcaaaaaagttgtgaaaattaactaaaaaaatgcacataatacacacagtacgaaaacttagaaaaagtaCAAATCTTTTGTATTCGGAatgcaatcgtactttgatgaatgtgcccctaagtgtttatagttaatataaatatatacttatcATTTCAGCAAAATCCCACCCATCATCTTCATTTACTCATGAGAATTTCTCCAGTACAGAAGCAAGACCATCTTGTGAGTTTCATTTTTATCAGTTTCATCAAAGATTATCTGAATAGAAGACaaagtttcttttcttttattactaTTTTCTCCCATAATTAAACACTTACCTaccattagcgatgagcgaatccgCCCCGTTTCCCTTTAgcaaaaatttgctaatctttcaaaagatttgtgaatttgcccatcactacctacCACTCCTAGAGGCAGATGTGTTGGTGAATGCTATGGTATTAATTCTGGTCGATTCATAGTGATGTTGTTGTTTATTGAACCTATATATCTAATGTTTGTTGATTTGCTTTGAAATCAAAATAAGTGAGAATTATATAAAGATCAAAAGGTCCTTGGACCTCACTAGACAAACAAATGAGGATAAActacagtcacactttactgctgcacttcaagttggagtgatattccccccccctcacccccagcagccgatcagcagaacaatgggaagggagcaagatagcagctcccagtaggtatcagaatagcactcaatagtaagaaatccaagtccgacttgggactcctccagttacatgggagtaggagaaacaataggttagctgaaatcagttctaatgtgtagcgctggctccttctgaaagctcagactcagtcacactttactgctgcgctgcaagttggagtgatatcccccccccctcacccccagcagctgatcagcagaacaatgggaagggagcaagatagcagctcccagtaggtatcagaatagcactcaatagtaagaaatccaagtccggcttgggactcctccagttacatgggagtaggagaaacaataggttagctgaaagcagttctaatgtgtagtgctggctgaaagctcagactcactcacactttactgctgcgctgcaagttgttgtgatatcccccccctcacccccagcggccgatcagcagaacaatgggaagggagcaagatagcagctcccagtaggtatcagaatagcactcaatagtaagaaatccaagtccggcttgggactcctccagttacatgggagtaggagaaacaataggttagctgaaagcagttctaatgtgtagcgctggctgaaagctcagactcacacaatgcactgagatggcgtctACACACCAATAGGGAGaggaaattatttgctatgtaacagtgtattttagaaataaaaagtaccccataaaaatcatgacagtatccctttaaacaccATTCATTTTACTGCCTTAGGCCAACAAACATCCAGCCATATGGATAGTAGATATATCTCTCAAGATTTGTTCACATTTTCAGGGTCAGACTTGGCCACCGGGGCATCGGGAATAAACATGATCCCTGGATGGTACCCCCCCGAGTCGACCGAAAACCCCCCATGCActaaaggtaagtttaatttacgtGCACTCAGGGAGGGGGTCAGACAGGTGgtggggggtgtgaaggccacTACCGGGGCCTATTGGTACCAATTATTCTTCACTTGTCATCCTTTCATTTCATAGGTGAAGGTACCACCCCGTCTCCTGCAGACACAGCACAAGTTTCTGCTCCTGTTTCTAAGGGATTAGGATCAGATGGACCCCCGATTAACAACCAGGTCCTTGATATGTTGGATCAGATATTAAGCGATGTGAAGCAAATAGACAAGAAGATATCCAGCCAGACACGGCAACTTGAAGAGTGTAAGGAGGAGATATCGAAGTTGACTCGGCAGAATGAAGAGTTAAAGAA
The genomic region above belongs to Xenopus tropicalis strain Nigerian chromosome 9, UCB_Xtro_10.0, whole genome shotgun sequence and contains:
- the LOC100498591 gene encoding uncharacterized protein LOC100498591 isoform X3, which codes for MVVLDDIEQPNKEETQRIQRTQPSINNCSSLLLLTANKDKETDFLSQINAISELLNRGKYLHSMGNQPSKIFAHSLGRTDRHSKQTQSFDDGATPQSARKSPNLNIPCSQKYSVGVFSRCAQSNYDWLVGLLTSGDFGNLVREVHAVEISNDYSEFFSAINNYTFAILYHSLNYGRLSITNVTDSLYDEHLETLSKCLGKEKVIVVLDDLEDSSSEEKRKILHEQPSIERYSQELLLISETEKKAGINNSHTMQGKLEKLKQTLETRPKSHPSSSFTHENFSSTEARPSWSDLATGASGINMIPGWYPPESTENPPCTKGEGTTPSPADTAQVSAPVSKGLGSDGPPINNQVLDMLDQILSDVKQIDKKISSQTRQLEECKEEISKLTRQNEELKKVFQEFEDSKKNHCELCSQHKKKKEESEPDLQPHSSNAVALINNSTP
- the LOC100498591 gene encoding uncharacterized protein LOC100498591 isoform X2 is translated as MKRTKESTRQIVGISSRCPQCNLQWMIELLSSDFSELVSEVTYLPISNDNSDKWEKKIQGCSIGILYHSLNHGRINITDVEGSLYDKELLYMSQCLGKYLHSMGNQPSKIFAHSLGRTDRHSKQTQSFDDGATPQSARKSPNLNIPCSQKYSVGVFSRCAQSNYDWLVGLLTSGDFGNLVREVHAVEISNDYSEFFSAINNYTFAILYHSLNYGRLSITNVTDSLYDEHLETLSKCLGKEKVIVVLDDLEDSSSEEKRKILHEQPSIERYSQELLLISETEKKAGINNSHTMQGKLEKLKQTLETRPKSHPSSSFTHENFSSTEARPSWSDLATGASGINMIPGWYPPESTENPPCTKGEGTTPSPADTAQVSAPVSKGLGSDGPPINNQVLDMLDQILSDVKQIDKKISSQTRQLEECKEEISKLTRQNEELKKVFQEFEDSKKNHCELCSQHKKKKEESEPDLQPHSSNAVALINNSTP
- the LOC100498591 gene encoding uncharacterized protein LOC100498591 isoform X1, which translates into the protein MKRTKESTRQIVGISSRCPQCNLQWMIELLSSDFSELVSEVTYLPISNDNSDKWEKKIQGCSIGILYHSLNHGRINITDVEGSLYDKELLYMSQCLGKENVMVVLDDIEQPNKEETQRIQRTQPSINNCSSLLLLTANKDKETDFLSQINAISELLNRGKYLHSMGNQPSKIFAHSLGRTDRHSKQTQSFDDGATPQSARKSPNLNIPCSQKYSVGVFSRCAQSNYDWLVGLLTSGDFGNLVREVHAVEISNDYSEFFSAINNYTFAILYHSLNYGRLSITNVTDSLYDEHLETLSKCLGKEKVIVVLDDLEDSSSEEKRKILHEQPSIERYSQELLLISETEKKAGINNSHTMQGKLEKLKQTLETRPKSHPSSSFTHENFSSTEARPSWSDLATGASGINMIPGWYPPESTENPPCTKGEGTTPSPADTAQVSAPVSKGLGSDGPPINNQVLDMLDQILSDVKQIDKKISSQTRQLEECKEEISKLTRQNEELKKVFQEFEDSKKNHCELCSQHKKKKEESEPDLQPHSSNAVALINNSTP